The sequence CAGCGCGTAATTCACCGTGTCCGGTGGTCAGCACGAATTCGCCGTTCACATGGGCGACCTGGCTGGCTTGCGTGTGCTCCAGCACCTCGATGCCCTCGGCGCGGAAAGCGGCTGTCACGGCCTCGCCGATGGCCGGGTCTTCCCGGAAGAACAAGGTGCTGCGTGCCAGGATCGTGACCTGGCTGCCGAGCCGGGCAAAGGCTTGCGCCAGTTCCAACGCCACCACCGACGAACCGATCACGGCCAGGCGTGCGGGAATGGTGTCGCTGACAAGCGCTTCGGTGGAAGTCCAGTAGGGTGACTCTTTCAGGCCCGGAATCGGCGGCACGGCCGGACTGGCACCGGTGGCGACCAGGCAGCGGTCGAACGTTACCTCGCGCTCGCCACCCTCGTTCAAACGGACGACCAGGCTCTGGTCGTCCTTGAAACGCGCTTCACCGTGCAAAACGGTGATGGCTGGATTGCCGTCCAGGATGCCTTCGTATTTGGCGTGCCGCAGTTCATCGACACGGGCCTGCTGCTGGGCCAGCAGTTTGCTGCGGTCAATCGCAGGCACAGTTGCCGCAATACCGCCGTCGAACGGACTTTCCCGGCGCAGATGGGCAATATGGGCAGCGCGGATCATGATCTTGGACGGCACACAGCCGATATTGACGCAGGTGCCGCCGATGGTGCCGCGTTCGATCAGCGTGACCGTCGCGCCTTGCTCGACGGCCTTCAGCGCCGCCGCCATCGCGGCCCCGCCGCTGCCAATGATGGCGATATGCAAACCGGCGCCCTCAAGTGCATCACGGATTTTTGGTTCATCTTTGAAATCACCAACCCGGATCGAGCCTTGATAACCCAATGCGGCGATGGCGGCCAGCAGTTGGTTGTGGCTCACGGCGGTGTCTGCCATGACTTGCGCGCGGCTTTCTGGATAGGACACCACAGCGGCATTCACGCCGGGAATCTTTTCCAAAGCATCTTTGACATGGGTGGCGCAGGATGTGCAGGTCATGCCATTCACGGTGATTTCGGTCATTTTTTTACTCCATTGAATTTCGGGGTGCAGCAGGCATCGGCTTGGCGTTTTCGTTGGATGGCGTAGATGGTCAAGCCGATGAAAATCGCCAGCGCAGGCAGCAGCACATAGTCCAGATAGCCGGTCAGCGCGGACAAGCCGACCACACCGAGCAAAATGACCAGAACAGGGGTGAAGCAACACAGCGCCACGAGGGTTGTGCCAATGATGCTGACCCGCAGCAGTGTCTTCGGGTCTTTCATGATCAGTTCTTGACTGATGATGGGTAGCCCGCATCCTCGGTAGCCTTGGTCAGTTTCTGCACGCTGGTCTTGGCATCATCGAAGGTGACCACCGCTTCGCGCGTCTCGAAGGTCACGTCAACTTTACTGACGCCATCGACCTTGGAAATCGCCTTCTTGACAGTGATCGGACAGGCCGAGCAGGTCATGCCCGGTACGGACAGCGTAACGGTCTGGGTGGCGGCCCACACGGGGGCAACAACGGCAGCGAGGGCAAGGGCGGAAAGCAGCTTTTTCATGGTGAACTCCTGTGATCAATAGAAAAATGGCACGACGTAGGGAAATCCGAGCGCGACCAAAACCAGCACGGCCACGCCCCAGAAAATGAGCTTGTAAGTAGCTCGCACTTGGGGAATCGCGCAAACCTCACCCGGTTTGCAGGCGGCTGACGGCCGGTAGATGCGCCGCCAGGCGAAGAACAACGCCACCAGCGCCACGCCGATAAAGATGGGGCGATAGGGTTCCAACACCGTCAAGTTGCCGATCCAAGCGCCGCTGAACCCCAAGGCGATCAGAACCAGCGGCCCGAGGCAGCAAGCCGAGGCGAGGATGGCGGCCAGCCCGCCAGTGAAGAGCGCGCCGCGCCCGTTTTGAGGTTCAGACATACGTTTGTCCTTTCGAATCTGAATTGGATAGCTTAAGCTTACTTCCGTAGTTATGTACGGAGTCAAGCGATATGGAAAACAATTTGGAGAACCTGACCATTGGCGTTTTCGCCAGGACGGCCGGGGTCAATGTGGAGACCATCCGGTTCTATCAGCGCAAGGGCTTGCTCCCGGAACCGGACAAGCCTTACGGCAGCATTCGCCGCTATGGCGAGACGGATGTAACGCGGGTGCGCTTCGTGAAATCAGCCCAGCGGTTGGGTTTCAGCCTGGATGAGATCGCCGAGCTGCTGCGGCTGGAGGATGGCACCCATTGCGAGGAAGCCAGCAGCCTGGCCGAGCACAAGCTCAAGGACGTGCGCGAGAGGATGGCTGACCTGGCGCGCATGGAGGCCGTGCTGTCTGATTTGGTGTGCGCCTGCCATGCGCGGAAGGGGAACGTTTCCTGCCCGCTGATTGCGTCACTGCAAGGGAAGAAAGAACCGCGCAGTGCGGACGCGGTGTAGCCCGAGGGAACTACGCCTTAGCGTGCTTTATTTAATGAGATGGTCACTCCCTCCTTCCCGGTACTATGCTGAGGACAGGCTTTCATTCGGAGAACTATCATGGAAAACATTGCGCTCATTGGTATCGATCTGGGTAAAAACTCTTTCCATATTCATTGCCAGGATCGTCGCGGGAAGGCTGTTTACCGTAAAAAATTTACCCGGCCAAAGTTGATCGAATTTTTGGCGACATGCCCCGCTACAACCATCGCAATGGAAGCCTGTGGCGGTTCTCACTTTATGGCACGCAAGTTGGAAGAGTTGGGGCATTCCCCAAAGCTGATATCACCACAATTTGTCCGCCCGTTCGTTAAAAGCAATAAAAACGACTTTGTCGACGCCGAAGCTATTTGTGAAGCTGCATCGCGTCCGTCTATGCGTTTTGTGCAGCCCAGAACGGAATCTCAGCAGGCAATGCGGGCTCTGCATCGTGTCCGTGAATCCCTGGTTCAGGATAAGGTAAAAACAACCAATCAAATGCATGCTTTTCTGCTGGAATTTGGCATTAGCGTTCCCCGAGGAGCTGCCGTTATTAGCCGACTGAGTACCATTCTTGAGGACAATAGTTTGCCTCTTTACCTCAGCCAGTTATTGCTGAAATTACAACAGCATTATCACTATCTTGTTGAGCAGATTAAAGATTTGGAATCCCAGTTGAAACGAAAGTTGGACGAAGATGAGGTTGGACAGCGCTTGCTGAGCATTCCCTGCGTCGGAACACTGACAGCGAGTACTATTTCAACTGAGATTGGCGACGGGAAGCAGTACGCCAGCAGCCGTGACTTTGCGGCGGCAACAGGGCTTGTACCTCGGCAGTACAGCACGGGAGGTAGGACGACATTGCTGGGAATTAGTAAGCGAGGTAATAAAAAGATCCGAACTTTGTTGGTTCAATGTGCCAGGGTATTCATACAAAAACTGGAACACCAGTCTGGAAAATTGGCCGATTGGGTCAGGGATTTACTGTGCCGGAAAAGCAACTTTGTCGTCACTTGTGCTCTGGCAAACAAGCTGGCCAGAATAGCCTGGGCCCTAACGGCACGACAGCAAACTTATGTAGCATAACGGCAGAAATACACCGGTTTAAAGAATTACTGATCTGGTTTTGCGAATACTGATATTGATGATACTAACGGCCCACCGGCCTGTTGAGGAACCTGTAAAACGGAAAGGCTCATTGAAGCCGTATATTTTCTGGAGGTTCATCAGGCGCGGAACTCATCAAGGCGCGGGAATAAAATCCCATTCAGACGCCGGATAGATTCAAGCAAGCCAACTTGTCGTCAAAATCGGTGTTGCAAAAACGGGAGTGACCATAGATTCCGTTTTCTGAGGCGACTCCAACGTCAGAAAAGACCGTGCGGTCGACTTTTGATATTTCGTGCTGTCGCCTTCTGAAAGTGACACCCGGAGCACCGATCATCCAGAACAGCGCAATGTGCTGATGGAAGGAGAGCTTCATTTGCTCATCCACTTGCGCAGCAGGCGCTTTTTCAGGGAGGCGCGTTCTTGCGGGTTGCGTCCCTTGTGATTGGCGATGCGATCCGCCGTGGCGGCCTGGCGCTTGACGGGCCAGTAGGAGCGGCCATCCTTGCCCATCGACCAGACGCTGCTGGCCTGGTTTTCCAGCAGGGGCAGATGGGCGCTCAGGGCTTCGGGCGACGCGCTGGTCAGCGCCGTGCGCTCACGGGTGCGCCAGCGCTGATGCCAGAGCTTCTTGTCCTCGCGCTCGCTGCCGCAGGTCGTGTGCCCGACGATGGGTGTTTTGCGGCGGCTGCGGCTCATAACGTAGTGGTCTCCAAGAACATTCAGGACTGATCCCAGGCGTCGATGGTCAAGACCTGATCGGCAGGACAGGCGGCTACGCGGTCGGGAACTGGATGGTGTTCAGTCTCATGCCGACCCCATTCGATTGATCGCGTCGCTTGCGGCACGCTGCGACGCAAGGAGGTTTGCGACCTGGTTTAGCAGCCGTGTCCGCTGCATGTCTGTTACCTATCTCCCCGACCGCTCATTGGACCAACTCCAGAGATTGGGCTCTATCGCTCAGCCAATACGAAACCGGCATTGGCTGATGCCACAACCGAGACGAACACAAATGGCTCGGTACCTGTATTTCGCGCCCCGTGCACTTGGCCCGGTCTTGCCACGGCTATCTCACCTTCCCTGAGGGCACGAACAATCCCATTGCCCTGAAAGTAATCAGCCATTCCCGACAAAACAGTCCACGTGTCTTGGCCGTGAGGATGAATGTGAGCCGCAATTTCCTGCCCGGGATGGACATGCCAAACCACGATAATTGAGTCTCGGGTTTCAAGCACAACGGAACGAATAGGCTCGCCTTCGGACGGCTGAACATACTCGGCTACAGAAAATATTCTCGATTCAACAGTCATCGGAGATTCCTCTTTCACAGTGCCCCCAGACAGGCTGGATATGAGTTCTAACTCGAATTTGAACGGGAGGCTGGTCGTGCGGTCGTGCAGTTGCCGATGAGCGTGTCGGCTGCTGCCTCCTTGCCCACCAGCGAACCAGACGGTCGCATGCGCATCCTTTCTTATCGAAACTCGTTGAGATGATATGCAATCAAGAATAGAATTTCAAGAACTATTTTCGAGAATCGCAATGCCTTGATTCCCGTGCCGCGCCGGTTGCCTTGGCGGGCTTGTCACAAACCTACGTTTTCAAGAAGAAGGAAACCGCATGCCCCGCCGTTCGATCCTCTCCGCCGCCGAGCGCGAAAGCCTGCTGGCGTTGCCGGACACCAAGGATGAGTTGATCCGTCACTACACGTTCAGCGAAAGCGACCTCTCCATCATCCGGCAGCGGCGCGGCCCGGCCAATCGGCTGGGCTTCGCGGTGCAGCTCTGCTACCTGCGCTTTCCCGGCGTCATCCTTGGCGCTGATGAGCCACCGTTCCCGCCATTGCTGAGACTGGTCGCCAACCAGCTCAAGGTCGGCATCGAAAGCTGGGACGAGTACGGGCAGCGTGAGCAGACCCGACGCGAGCACCTGGTCGAGCTGCAAACGGTGTTCGGCTTCCAGCCGTTCACGATTGGCCACTACCGGCAGGCTGTCCAGTTGCTGACCGAGCTGGCCATGCAAACCGACAAGGGCATCGTGCTGGCCAGAGCCTTGATCGGGGTCAGTTTGGATATAGAAAATTATTGTACGTTAAGGTTGTTTTTTGACCTTTCTACTTTAGCGGGCCTCAGCCGACGAAACCTACCGGAAGCCGGTATCCGGTTGCTTTTCCAGATGTAATCGCCTGTCAGATTGATATGCTCCCAGCCTAGTGGAGACAAATGCGACAGCAGTTGTTCGTTGATCTTTAGTCCCTTACGCTTCAGGGCATCGATCGCCCTTTCCATATACATAGTATTCCACAGCGAGATCGCAGCCGTCAGCAGCGTCAGTCCACTGGCGCGATAGCTCTGATTTTCCGGCTTCCTGTCCCTGATTTCTCCCAGCCGGTGCATAAATACCGCCCGCGCCAGTGCGTTACGTGCCTCACCCTTATTCAGCCCCGCCTGTACCCGCCGACGCAGTGCAGGATCGCGGAACCAGTCGAGCATAAACAGCGTTCGCTCAATGCGGCCAATTTCTCTCAGTGCTTTGGCAAGTCCGTTTTGCTTGGGGTAGCTGGCTAGCTTTTTCAGCATCAGGGATGCTGTCACGGTTCCCTGCTTTATCGAGGTCGCCAGACGCAGCACTTCACGCCAGTGAATTTCGATCTCTTTCAGATTCAGGCTGGTAATTGATATCAGTGACTGAAGCGCCGGGTACTGGTCCGCTTTCCCTTTGATAAACAGCTTCTTGTCGTGGAGATCCCTGATTCGCGGACAGAACGCAAATCCCAGCAGATGCATCAGGGCAAAGACATGATCGGTGAAACCAGCTGTATCGGTGTAATGCTCCCTGATTTCCAGGTCGCTTTCGTGGTACAGCAGACCATCGAGAACATGGGTTGAATCCCTGACCCGACTGATTATGCAGGTGTAAAACGGGCTGTATTGATCCGAAATATGGGTATAAAACTGACGTCCGGGCTCCTGCCCGTATTTCGGGTTAACCTGCCCTGCGTAGCGGCCTGAGCTGCCTGTTCTGAAATTCTGTCCATCTGATGATGACGTTGTCCCGTCGCCCCAGAATGCTGCCAGTGGTCTTTTTCCCTGCGCATTTACCAGTTCTGCAAGAGCGGCTGAATAGGTTTCATTGCGGATGTACCATGCCTGAATATCTTCGAGTGATGATTTGGTGCTACCGGGGCAGGCTTCTGCCATTTTGGTCAGGCCAAGGTTGATACCATCCGCAAGGATGGTGGTGAGGAGCAGGCGGGTATCGGGACGGGTAATGTCATTTTTTATATGCGAAAAATGACGGGTAAACGTCGTCCAGCTGTTTACCTCGTCGAGAATTTCCGTGATTTTAGGGCGCGGTAGCATGCTGTAAACCAGTTCTGCCAGCGGTGAAACCTGCGCCGGAACGCTGTTGTCCAGCGGAGAGACTTTTACGCCCCTGTCGGAAATCTCCACATCGGGCAGTTCACCAAGGGCAGCCATGGCATTGACCTCTTCAAGTCTGGACTGAAGCAGGGTCATGCGGTTGGTAATGTACTCATGAAAATCAGCAGATACGGGCAATGGCAGCGCCGGTGTGAGTTTGTCAAAGTCCTTTTCGGGAATGAGGTAATCATCAAAATTTTTGTAGCGGCGTGAACCTTTAACCCAGATGTCCCCGGAGCGCAACGCCCCCTTAAGCTCGCTGAGAGCACAAAATTCATAGTACTGCCGGTCAATACCTGCGGGTGTAATTACCACCTTGCGCCAGCTTTCGGGGACAAACTCCAGCGGCGCTGTCGCCGGAACTTTACGTGACTGTTTCCGGTACATATCCTTGATCACAACCAGCGCATTAGCCAGAGGTTGCGCTGCCGGGGTTGCGACTAACTGTAAAGCGGACAACATGCGCGGGGCATATTTCCGTAATGTGCTGTATTTCTCAGTAATAATATGCAGTGGGTCAAAATTATTTTTTCTGGCGAGATGACGTGT comes from Enterobacter kobei and encodes:
- the merA gene encoding mercury(II) reductase — translated: MTEITVNGMTCTSCATHVKDALEKIPGVNAAVVSYPESRAQVMADTAVSHNQLLAAIAALGYQGSIRVGDFKDEPKIRDALEGAGLHIAIIGSGGAAMAAALKAVEQGATVTLIERGTIGGTCVNIGCVPSKIMIRAAHIAHLRRESPFDGGIAATVPAIDRSKLLAQQQARVDELRHAKYEGILDGNPAITVLHGEARFKDDQSLVVRLNEGGEREVTFDRCLVATGASPAVPPIPGLKESPYWTSTEALVSDTIPARLAVIGSSVVALELAQAFARLGSQVTILARSTLFFREDPAIGEAVTAAFRAEGIEVLEHTQASQVAHVNGEFVLTTGHGELRADKLLVATGRAPNTRSLALDAAGVTVNAQGAIVIDQGMRTSNPNIYAAGDCTDQPQFVYVAAAAGTRAAINMTGGDAALNLTAMPAVVFTDPQVATVGYSEAEAHHDGIETDSRTLTLDNVPRALANFDTRGFIKLVIEEGSGRLIGVQAVAPEAGELIQTAVLAIRNRMTVQELADQLFPYLTMVEGLKLAAQTFNKDVKQLSCCAG
- the merT gene encoding mercuric ion transporter MerT; the protein is MSEPQNGRGALFTGGLAAILASACCLGPLVLIALGFSGAWIGNLTVLEPYRPIFIGVALVALFFAWRRIYRPSAACKPGEVCAIPQVRATYKLIFWGVAVLVLVALGFPYVVPFFY
- the merF gene encoding mercury resistance system transport protein MerF; this translates as MKDPKTLLRVSIIGTTLVALCCFTPVLVILLGVVGLSALTGYLDYVLLPALAIFIGLTIYAIQRKRQADACCTPKFNGVKK
- the merP gene encoding mercury resistance system periplasmic binding protein MerP yields the protein MKKLLSALALAAVVAPVWAATQTVTLSVPGMTCSACPITVKKAISKVDGVSKVDVTFETREAVVTFDDAKTSVQKLTKATEDAGYPSSVKN
- the merR gene encoding Hg(II)-responsive transcriptional regulator; translation: MENNLENLTIGVFARTAGVNVETIRFYQRKGLLPEPDKPYGSIRRYGETDVTRVRFVKSAQRLGFSLDEIAELLRLEDGTHCEEASSLAEHKLKDVRERMADLARMEAVLSDLVCACHARKGNVSCPLIASLQGKKEPRSADAV
- a CDS encoding Tn3 family transposase — encoded protein: MARRQILSLSERESLLALPEDELTLTRMAYFSEHDLALISAHRKPASRFGFAVLLCYLKNVGFAPDKKIPPSDALLKHIAGRLKLTGDLWPAYLSGRETTRREHLTELYRYLGVKAFTGKIQQDCITHLLPMATRTDKGILLAEELLVWLRKNNVIIPAIDVVERTCAEAMAGGDKIVFQTLNAPLTQAHRDALDRLLESSDNQSSRLTWLLQPPGKINGKNVLQHLDRLSSIESLALPEGIERTIHQNRLLKLAREGRKMSSRDLTRFSAARRHAILVCVLEEARAILTDEVIELHERMLSSLFSKAKRTQAERLQQTGKLIQSKLRQYIDVGQALSDARDSGGDPWLAIENILPWPEFVASLEETRHLARKNNFDPLHIITEKYSTLRKYAPRMLSALQLVATPAAQPLANALVVIKDMYRKQSRKVPATAPLEFVPESWRKVVITPAGIDRQYYEFCALSELKGALRSGDIWVKGSRRYKNFDDYLIPEKDFDKLTPALPLPVSADFHEYITNRMTLLQSRLEEVNAMAALGELPDVEISDRGVKVSPLDNSVPAQVSPLAELVYSMLPRPKITEILDEVNSWTTFTRHFSHIKNDITRPDTRLLLTTILADGINLGLTKMAEACPGSTKSSLEDIQAWYIRNETYSAALAELVNAQGKRPLAAFWGDGTTSSSDGQNFRTGSSGRYAGQVNPKYGQEPGRQFYTHISDQYSPFYTCIISRVRDSTHVLDGLLYHESDLEIREHYTDTAGFTDHVFALMHLLGFAFCPRIRDLHDKKLFIKGKADQYPALQSLISITSLNLKEIEIHWREVLRLATSIKQGTVTASLMLKKLASYPKQNGLAKALREIGRIERTLFMLDWFRDPALRRRVQAGLNKGEARNALARAVFMHRLGEIRDRKPENQSYRASGLTLLTAAISLWNTMYMERAIDALKRKGLKINEQLLSHLSPLGWEHINLTGDYIWKSNRIPASGRFRRLRPAKVERSKNNLNVQ
- a CDS encoding IS110-like element IS4321 family transposase — its product is MENIALIGIDLGKNSFHIHCQDRRGKAVYRKKFTRPKLIEFLATCPATTIAMEACGGSHFMARKLEELGHSPKLISPQFVRPFVKSNKNDFVDAEAICEAASRPSMRFVQPRTESQQAMRALHRVRESLVQDKVKTTNQMHAFLLEFGISVPRGAAVISRLSTILEDNSLPLYLSQLLLKLQQHYHYLVEQIKDLESQLKRKLDEDEVGQRLLSIPCVGTLTASTISTEIGDGKQYASSRDFAAATGLVPRQYSTGGRTTLLGISKRGNKKIRTLLVQCARVFIQKLEHQSGKLADWVRDLLCRKSNFVVTCALANKLARIAWALTARQQTYVA
- a CDS encoding cupin domain-containing protein — its product is MTVESRIFSVAEYVQPSEGEPIRSVVLETRDSIIVVWHVHPGQEIAAHIHPHGQDTWTVLSGMADYFQGNGIVRALREGEIAVARPGQVHGARNTGTEPFVFVSVVASANAGFVLAER